In the Gopherus flavomarginatus isolate rGopFla2 chromosome 6, rGopFla2.mat.asm, whole genome shotgun sequence genome, one interval contains:
- the PPP1R3C gene encoding protein phosphatase 1 regulatory subunit 3C — translation MNCTRMIQILDPRPLPSSMMPVDVAMRICLAHSPPLKRILSPLDEYQRRNFVNRFKPLRSCLNVKRESECRNNDWNRSPSRAKKRVVFADSKGLSLTAIHVFSEIQEHPVWDLQYDLLDLEDITAGLKLHEEKNLILGFPQPSADYLDFRNHLQKNFVCLENCTLQERAVTGTVKVKNMSYEKKVQVRITFDTWKTYTDVDCIYMNNVYGDSDSDTFSFAIELPPAIPTQEKIEFCISYQSGEHIFWDNNEGQNYKIVHAEWKPDGVQAPASTKRDCTVHKIPRKTHETECDQFGSPRLSNGFFPEWQSWGRIENSAPYW, via the exons ATGAATTGTACAAG AATGATACAGATCTTGGACCCAAGACCTTTGCCCAGTTCCATGATGCCTGTTGATGTGGCCATGAGAATTTGCTTAGCCCATTCACCACCTCTGAAGAGAATTCTCAGCCCTCTTGATGAATATCAAAGAAGAAACTTTGTTAACAGATTCAAGCCTCTCAGATCATGTCTCAATGTGAAACGTGAATCTGAGTGTCGAAACAATGACTGGAACCGCTCCCCAAGCCGAGCCAAGAAGCGAGTCGTGTTTGCGGATTCAAAGGGGCTATCTCTGACTGCAATCCATGTCTTCTCTGAAATCCAGGAGCATCCGGTGTGGGATCTTCAGTATGACTTGTTAGACCTTGAAGACATAACTGCTGGTTTAAAACTACACGAAGAGAAAAATTTGATTCTAGGTTTCCCTCAGCCTTCAGCTGATTACTTAGATTTCCGGAATCACTTGCAGAAGAACTTTGTCTGTCTTGAGAATTGCACCCTCCAAGAAAGGGCTGTGACAgggactgtgaaagtgaaaaacatgagctatgagaaGAAGGTTCAGGTTCGAATTACCTTTGATACGTGGAAAACCTACACTGATGTTGACTGTATCTATATGAACAATGTGTATGGCGATTCTGACAGTGACACCTTCTCATTTGCTATTGAGCTGCCTCCAGCCATTCCCACTCAAGAGAAGATTGAGTTCTGCATTTCTTACCAAAGTGGTGAGCACATCTTCTGGGACAATAACGAGGGTCAGAACTACAAGATTGTCCATGCAGAATGGAAACCTGATGGCGTTCAAGCACCAGCATCTACTAAGAGAGACTGCACAGTTCATAAGATTCCAAGGAAGACACATGAAACAGAATGTGATCAGTTTGGCAGTCCAAGGCTGTCAAATGGCTTCTTTCCTGAGTGGCAAAGCTGGGGTAGGATTGAAAACTCAGCCCCATATTGGTGA